The Vibrio alginolyticus NBRC 15630 = ATCC 17749 genomic sequence AGACCGCAGTTTCTGCATAGCCCAGTTGCAACGCGATATCGGTAATACTCTGAATATTCTCATGCAATCGCTGTTCGGCGAAATCCTGACGCACTTGTTGTAAAAGCTGCCGATAATTTGTGCCCTGTTGTTTCAGCTTGTTTTGCAGCATTCTCGGATGCAGGTCCAATGCTCTTGCAACGCGCTCAACGCTGCATTCTCCGGTTGAGAGCAGACGGCCAATCATATTTGCCGCTTGGTCACTGAGATTATTAGGGTAACGGGTCTGCAGCTCTTTGAGGTGTTGCTGAAAATGGCGCTCTAGTGCGTCTTCATCTTGGTGGTTCTTAGCGTTAAGTAGACTCGCTTTAAGTAGGATACCGTCAAACTTATCACCGAAACGCAGTTTGTTCTGCTGGGCAAATGCGCTCTGTTCTGCCTCGAAGCTGGCGTGTTGGTTGAGGTGTAAAGAGAAGTGGCTCGCTTCAATATCAAGTAAGCTCGTAACAAACATGGCTAAGTGCGACACACTCAACTGCATCAACTGCGCGATACCGCGTTCGCTGTGCACATCAATATTGAGCGACAACCGTACCCAATCATCTTGTGGAGTCATGTTGAGAGTGACTCCTGACGAATGCAGATAGAGAAAATCATTCACCCGCACCAAGGCTTCACCGACCGTTTCTGCGCGGGAAACCAACATCGGCAAATCACCTAAACTTTGCAGGTTTTGGCGCTCGGCGAGCAACGCACCAAACAGCGGTTGCTTACAACGAGCAGCCGCTTCCTCCAGCAATTCCGCCAACCTTGGATAAGCGAGATACGTATCGGGATTGCGAAACTGCGCCGCAGACAGCCCGGCGGCAGCCATAATCTCAACCGGATTCTGCCCCAGTTCGGAAACCAAGCTATCAAATTTATCGGCAGCGCCACTTCGTACGATATACATGTCTCGATTTTTAAATGTTAACAGGTTGTAAATCGCAATGTATCAAATTTACTTCGTAAAAGGTCAAGTGAGTGCCAGTGAGTTGATCTAAGTTACATTTCGATAACAACAACGCATGGATGAGAAGCTGTATGGAACTTATCAATAAAACTGCCATCGTGACTGGCGCTGCGGGTGGAATTGGGCAAGCTATTATTGCAAAGCTAAGAGAGCAAGGAGCCAAAGTGCTTGCTGTCGATATTTCAGAGCAATCACTGCAAATGTACACAAGTTTTGACTCAAAGCAGTTGGGAACCTTTGTCGCGGACGTCACCGATTACCAACAAGTTGAAGCTATGGTGAAGTGCGCGGTCGAACAGTTTGGCTCGCTTGACATCATGGTCAACAACGCGGGCATCGGTGCACCGAAACCTCTGCTTGACCACGACCCAATTGCCGATTTTGAGCCGATCTCTAAGGTCAACCAAAATGGCGTTTACTACGGCATTCTTGCCTCTGGAAGACAATTCCAAGCGCAAGGCACGCCGGGCGTGATCCTCAATACTTCTTCTGTTTACGCACGAATGGCGTCTGAGATGACCTTTACCTACAGCGTCAGTAAAGCCGCAGTCGATATGATGACCAAATGCGCCGCATTAGAACTCGCACCATTGGGTATTCGTGTTTGCGCTGTCGCTCCGGGACGCGTTGATACTCCGATGTTAAGGCAATACGAAGAGATTGGCCTGTGGGACCACATCCGCAAAGAACAGATGCGTCAAAACTTCACACAACCAGAAGAGATTGCTGATGTGGTGGCGTTTCTGGTCAGCGAGAAAGCCAACTGTATCAACGGTTGTACCATCAGCGCATCTGACGGTTTCGAGAATTTTAAGTACCCACTTATGGGATAGGCGAGTACGCCACATTACAGCAATAGCGAGGATGTAAGTTATGTCATTACCAGAAGTTATTCAGCACCAAGATTTCTTATTAACTCTTAATACCAATGAGGAGTCGTTCATCAAAGACTCGTTACCGGGTGTGGATGTTTACCCGTTGTTTCTTGACCCAGAAAACGGTACTTGGGTGATTCGTGCCAAATTCAAACCGGGTATCACTCTGCCTAAGCACTTCCACACTGGCGTGGTGCATTTCTATACGCTGAGTGGCGCTTGGCACTACATTGAGTACCCAGATCAAGTCCAAACTTCTGGTAGCTACTTATATGAGCCGGGCGGTTCGATTCATACCTTTCACTGTCCAGAAGAGTCGGGTGGTGCAGATGGCTTTATGGTGATCCAAGGTGCGAACATTAACTTTGACGACGAGGGTAACTTCATCAACATCATGGATGCAGGTTGGATTGAGCAAGTTGTGGTTGCCGCTGCCAAAGCGCAAGGCTTCACTGCGCGCTATATCAAACCGGGTGCGATTGCTGGCCTAAGCGATGAGCTAGCGGAGTAACCCCATGCAACAGATGAACAGTATCATAATGCAGGATGGTAGTGTCCGCCTGCAGCAAGTCGAAATCCCCAAACCTGCAGCGGGACAAGTGTTGGTTCGCAGCCTTGCCTGTGGCATTTGTGGCTCCGACCTTCACATTACTCGACACGCGGATGAGGTATTTGATGTATTCCACCAGCTCGGGTTGATGCCTGATGAAGCCGGTGAGCACGCTCAAGTGATGTTGGGGCATGAGTTCTGTGCGGAAATTATCGAATACGGTGCCGATACGCAGCAAACGTTGTCCGTTGGTAGCCGAGTCACCTCAGTGCCGATGTTGCTCAGCCAAAATGGCGCGGGCGTTGGTGTTACTCCGGGTACTTATGGCGCTTACTCTGAGTACTTCCTGCTTGATGAAGCGTTATTGCTACCTGTCCCAGACGGAATGCCATCTGAGGCGGCGGCACTGACTGAACCACTGGCGGTCGGTTTGCACGCGGTCAATCGCAGTGAAATCGAGACGGAAGAAACCGCGCTGGTTGTCGGTTGCGGTCCTATAGGGCTGGCTGTGATTGCTGCACTGAAACAACGTGGCGTGAGCAATATTCTTGCGGTCGATCTTCAGGAAGAGAAACTGCAACTTGCTAGTGAGTTTGGCGCAAGTCGATTGATCAACCCGACCAAGGAAGACGAGATCGCCGTCGGGGCACAGTACGCGATGAACTCACGTCTGGTCATTTATGAGTGTGTGGGCAAGCATACCTTGATTGACGATTTTCTGCGCCGCGCTCCTGCCCGAGCGCGAATCGTCATCTCGGGTATCCATACTACACCCGCAATCATCAACTACGCGTACGCGACGGTAAAAGAGCTCGATTTGAGATTCTCTTACTACTACCAACCGCACGAGTTTGAGCAATGCCTACAAGCGATTGCCGAACATAAGTTGCCTTGGCAGAAAATGCTCACCGCCAAAGTGGGAATCGATGGTGTCGAAGACGCATTTACAAAGTTAATGACGCCAAATGACCACATCAAAGTGGTTATCGAACCTTGGCGCAGCGGCGCGTTAGAAGTGATTTAACTCTTAGCCAGATTAAGCTAGCTAAAACCAATTTTAGTTTGGTGACAGCCCCAACCGTAGCAGCTAGGTTGGGGCTTTTTTTGTTAGGCCTGTTCTGCGCATTCCTGTTGCAGAGCAGGGTAATCGGTGTAGCCTCGTTCGTTTCCGCCAAACAACGTTGAGCCATCGAGTTCTGCCAACGGATGGTGATGTTGCAAGCGAGAGACTAAGTCTGGGTTTGCTACGAATGGCCGTCCGAATGCGACAAGATCCGCGTAGCCTTTCTCTAATACTTCGTTTGCTCGTTGAGGATCGTAGCGACCTGCGACAATGATAGCGTTGCGAAAGCGCTTTCTAAGTTCGACTCGAAACGTCTCTGGAATGGTTGGTGCATCGGCCCAATCGGCCTCGGACAAGTGCAAGTAGGCAATGTCGCGCTCCTGTAGTTGCTTTGATGCTTCCAAGATTGTTGGCACGATATCTGGGCAGTCCATATCTTTAAACGTAATGAATGGTGCCAGTCTCACTCCAACTCGATGCGCTCCAACAGAGGCGATAACTGCCTCCACTACTTCGATAAGAAAACGGATACGATTTTCTCGTGGACCGCCGTAGTTGTCTGTTCGATGGTTTGAGTTGG encodes the following:
- a CDS encoding helix-turn-helix domain-containing protein, encoding MYIVRSGAADKFDSLVSELGQNPVEIMAAAGLSAAQFRNPDTYLAYPRLAELLEEAAARCKQPLFGALLAERQNLQSLGDLPMLVSRAETVGEALVRVNDFLYLHSSGVTLNMTPQDDWVRLSLNIDVHSERGIAQLMQLSVSHLAMFVTSLLDIEASHFSLHLNQHASFEAEQSAFAQQNKLRFGDKFDGILLKASLLNAKNHQDEDALERHFQQHLKELQTRYPNNLSDQAANMIGRLLSTGECSVERVARALDLHPRMLQNKLKQQGTNYRQLLQQVRQDFAEQRLHENIQSITDIALQLGYAETAVFSRHFRRWTGKSPRQWRQEKTQLQTFKSIR
- a CDS encoding SDR family NAD(P)-dependent oxidoreductase; translated protein: MELINKTAIVTGAAGGIGQAIIAKLREQGAKVLAVDISEQSLQMYTSFDSKQLGTFVADVTDYQQVEAMVKCAVEQFGSLDIMVNNAGIGAPKPLLDHDPIADFEPISKVNQNGVYYGILASGRQFQAQGTPGVILNTSSVYARMASEMTFTYSVSKAAVDMMTKCAALELAPLGIRVCAVAPGRVDTPMLRQYEEIGLWDHIRKEQMRQNFTQPEEIADVVAFLVSEKANCINGCTISASDGFENFKYPLMG
- a CDS encoding 2,4'-dihydroxyacetophenone dioxygenase family protein — encoded protein: MSLPEVIQHQDFLLTLNTNEESFIKDSLPGVDVYPLFLDPENGTWVIRAKFKPGITLPKHFHTGVVHFYTLSGAWHYIEYPDQVQTSGSYLYEPGGSIHTFHCPEESGGADGFMVIQGANINFDDEGNFINIMDAGWIEQVVVAAAKAQGFTARYIKPGAIAGLSDELAE
- a CDS encoding zinc-binding dehydrogenase — its product is MQQMNSIIMQDGSVRLQQVEIPKPAAGQVLVRSLACGICGSDLHITRHADEVFDVFHQLGLMPDEAGEHAQVMLGHEFCAEIIEYGADTQQTLSVGSRVTSVPMLLSQNGAGVGVTPGTYGAYSEYFLLDEALLLPVPDGMPSEAAALTEPLAVGLHAVNRSEIETEETALVVGCGPIGLAVIAALKQRGVSNILAVDLQEEKLQLASEFGASRLINPTKEDEIAVGAQYAMNSRLVIYECVGKHTLIDDFLRRAPARARIVISGIHTTPAIINYAYATVKELDLRFSYYYQPHEFEQCLQAIAEHKLPWQKMLTAKVGIDGVEDAFTKLMTPNDHIKVVIEPWRSGALEVI